The Esox lucius isolate fEsoLuc1 chromosome 5, fEsoLuc1.pri, whole genome shotgun sequence genome includes a region encoding these proteins:
- the LOC109615769 gene encoding chitin synthase chs-2-like isoform X2 — MTVDESHTLRRSWDVCREVPVIKIEQKSTKLVKLLQWITLFIVGLLVFALAIFSKGSFLLLITLSSNTTYTVPADQKPCALLSVSVALIGPSVLLLIKCLWKIIFKDSQKPMRKTVVWVLSVEFLVAFGTAVLTIVAMPFFDIVTNAMILNSVCILSSIFQVVAQCLARQTSRFIVPPIISIVFILSGYMVFIISYLLSREDREMKIMIGLAIVGTIFVSLNWWENYSTLFRNPFLNSISEDIARSRNLVGILSSVVRILVTAAVVGAYVPLSGRDWSSVTSVPDNVRRVIWILVGIQIVSSALCHWFVVVACKMHAIRRSFLLPVYLASLGVVAAFIAPVIIFYQNLSKTNGANYTMTEYCYDITNGMGLNHNASLPERLVSDITHTLCPEDINDRTEIGFLVGSSLCWWLGWVLCTVYIWGLQLQRIERTQDLFVRRMYEGAFLEQSILLNTHFKIRMKKKVHRPDDPVTVFLCATMWHESHDEMMKMIISMFRLDKYRPKNNPNNDVSFESHIYFDDAFKDLKGSKERHINQYAEDLVEVVQQVYRIFSDDCSGIFREHPFQTSQRIIRTPYGGRLEYTLPHGNQLMVHFKDKLLIRNKKRWSQIMYLYYILGWRLNRKYFKKFVEGDDESELMEKIEKEKANTYLLALDGDTDFQPSAVMLLVDRLKRYPDVGAACGRIHPTGAGPMVWYQKFEYAVGHWLQKTAEHVFGCVLCSPGCFSLFRGAALMDDNVMKRYTTKATEAAHYIQYDQGEDRWLCTLLLQQGWRVEYNAASDAYTNAPQDFKEFYNQRRRWGPSTMANTIDLLGSGSLTSKRNRSISQPFILYQIISMAAAILGPATICIMIAGTMVKEQTIWTPSGLFIIAMVLMNLITAGLHPKEFHLVIYGLLYFICIPSGYLLLTIYSMVNMNNVSWGTRETGGPAAPKPPTQTITQRILQAKCCKCPCWDCGKLADQNGQVTETVIMDEKSQDYPDLTSQEHHRNVEFHLFQKIEQNWVTHLQNKFHDFHLNEECLATEEEDFWRELQQVYLEPLAEYKEKEKIIANELKELRNKVTFVYFICNAMWLVATFTLQLIGSSVTIKIPKYDLNLNPTGQFLYIDPIGLMFLIGFTSLLLIQFIGMFYHRIYTLIHFVAFLSMKSSTSTIPSDDDMQIPDTLETELNNCMYLDKSLTIQNPAIIQRHKSETLV; from the exons ATGACTGTGGATGAAAGTCATACGCTCAg GAGATCCTGGGACGTGTGTAGAGAGGTCCCTGTCATCAAAATTGAACAGAAATCCACAAAACTTGTGAAACTTTTGCAATGGATAACCTTGTTTATTGTTGGCCTTCTTGTATTTGCTCTTGCCATATTTAGTAAG ggATCCTTTCTGCTCCTGATAACACTGTCAAGTAACACCACCTACACAGTCCCAGCTGACCAAAAGCCATGCGCTCTCCTCAGTGTCAGTGTTGCATTGATTGGTCCCAGTGTCCTGCTCCTCATCAAATGCCTGTGGAAGATAATATTCAAAGACTCCCAGAAACCCATGAGGAAGACTGTGGTGTGG GTGCTGTCTGTTGAATTCCTGGTGGCATTCGGGACAGCTGTTCTCACCATCGTTGCCATGCCGTTCTTCGACATCGTGACAAACGCGATGATTCTGAATAGCGTCTGCATCCTGTCCTCGATCTTCCAGGTGGTCGCTCAGTGTCTCGCGAGGCAGACGAGCCGATTCATAGTGCCCCCGATCATCTCAATAGTCTTCATTCTTTCAGGATACATGGTCTTCATCATCAGTTACCTGCTATCAAGAGAAGATAGAGAGATGAAGATCATGATTGGACTTGCTATAGTGGGAACCATCTTTGTCTCACTGAACTGGTGGGAGAACTACAGCACCCTCTTCAGAAACCCCTTCCTAAACAGTATATCTGAAGACATAGCGAGATCCAGGAATCTGGTGGGCATCCTGTCCAGCGTGGTTCGGATCCTGGTTACTGCTGCCGTGGTGGGGGCGTATGTCCCTCTGTCTGGTAGAGATTGGTCATCGGTGACATCAGTTCCAGACAACGTGAGGAGGGTGATCTGGATCTTGGTGGGGATCCAGATAGTGTCCTCTGCTCTGTGCCACTGGTTCGTTGTGGTGGCCTGTAAAATGCACGCTATACGGCGGAGTTTCCTTCTACCTGTTTACCTGGCCTCCTTAGGGGTTGTGGCAGCTTTCATAGCTCCTGTCATTATCTTCTACCAGAATTTGAGTAAAACCAATGGTGCTAATTACACAATGACAGAGTACTGCTATGACATCACAAATGGCATGGGTCTAAATCACAATGCCAGCTTGCCTGAAAGACTGGTCAGTGACATCACTCACACCCTCTGTCCTGAGGACATTAATGACCGAACAGAAATAGGCTTCTTAGTTGGCTCTTCACTCTGCTGGTGGTTGGGTTGGGTGCTCTGCACTGTCTACATCTGGGGCCTCCAGCTGCAGCGAATCGAGAGGACCCAGGACCTGTTTGTGAGAAGGATGTACGAAGGGGCCTTTCTGGAACAGTCCATATTGCTCAACACGCATTTTAAGATTCGGATGAAGAAAAAAGT CCACAGGCCAGATGACCCAGtcacagtgtttctgtgtgcaaCAATGTGGCATGAAAGTCATGATGAAATGATGAAAATGATCATCTCAATGTTCAG GCTGGACAAATACAGGCCAAAGAATAACCCCAACAATGATGTTAGCTTTGAGTCCCACATTTACTTTGACGATGCTTTTAAAGACTTGAAAGGCAGCAAAGAACGACACATTAACCAATATGCAGAGGACCTGGTGGAGGTTGTCCAACAGGTTTACAG AATCTTCAGTGATGACTGTTCAGGCATATTCAGAGAGCACCCATTTCAAACAAGTCAGAGGATCATTCGTACCCCTTACGGAGGTCGACTGGAGTATACCCTCCCTCATGGAAACCAGCTGATGGTGCACTTTAAGGACAAACTACTGATCCGCAACAAGAAGAGATGGTCTCAG ATTATGTACTTGTACTACATTCTTGGCTGGCGACTCAACAGGAAGTATTTCAAGAAGTTTGTGGAGGGTGACGATGAGAGTGAATTGATGGAAAAGATTGAG AAAGAGAAGGCCAACACCTACCTCCTGGCGCTGGATGGGGACACAGACTTCCAGCCTTCTGCTGTAATGCTCCTGGTAGACCGACTGAAACGCTACCCAGATGTAGGTGCGGCATGTGGAAGGATCCATCCAACAGGCGCAG GTCCTATGGTTTGGTACCAGAAGTTTGAGTATGCTGTGGGCCACTGGCTTCAGAAGACAGCAGAGcatgtgtttggttgtgtgctCTGCAGCCCCGGATGCTTCAGTCTGTTCAGAGGTGCAGCCCTCATGGACGACAACGTGATGAAGAGATACACTACTAAAGCCACAGAGGCTGCCCACTATATACAATACGATCAAG GTGAAGACCGCTGGCTCTGTACTCTCCTTCTGCAGCAGGGCTGGAGGGTGGAGTACAACGCTGCATCAGATGCCTACACCAATGCCCCTCAGGACTTCAAGGAGTTCTACAACCAGAGACGGCGCTGGGGTCCCTCCACCATGGCCAACACCATCGATCTTTTGGGGTCAGGGTCTCTGACCTCCAAGAGGAACCGTTCCATCTCCCAACCCTTTATTCTCTACCAGATTATCAGCATGGCCGCCGCCATCCTAGGTCCCGCCACCATCTGCATAATGATCGCAG gAACTATGGTCAAGGAGCAGACCATTTGGACCCCCAGCGGCCTGTTTATCATCGCTATGGTTCTGATGAACCTCATCACAGCAGGACTCCACCCTAAAGAGTTCCATCTGGTCATCTACGGCCTCCTCTACTTCATCTGTATCCCCAGTGGCTACCTCCTGCTGACCATCTACTCCATGGTCAACATGAACAATGTGTCCTGGGGCACCAGGGAGACAGGTGGCCCAGCTGCTCCTAAACCACCaacccagaccatcacacagCGCATCCTACAGGCCAAGTGCTGCAAATGTCCCTGTTGGGACTGTGGTAAACTGGCAGACCAGAATGGCCAGGTGACAGAAACAGTGATAATGGATGAAAAGTCTCAAGACTACCCTGATCTGACCAGTCAGGAACATCACAG GAATGTggaatttcatttatttcagaaaattgAACAAA ACTGGGTAACACATCTACAGAATAAGTTCCATGACTTCCATCTGAATGAAGAATGTCTTGCGACG GAAGAGGAGGACTTTTGGAGGGAGCTCCAGCAGGTCTATTTGGAACCACTGGCTGAAtataaagaaaaagagaaaataattgcAAATGAGCTAAAGGAGCTTAGAAATAAG GTGACTTTTGTGTATTTCATCTGCAATGCCATGTGGCTGGTGGCGACGTTCACTCTTCAGCTCATTGGAAGCTCAGTCACCATCAAAATCCCAAAGTATGATCTCAATCTTAACCCAACTGGCCAATTTCTATACATCGACCCAATAGGACTGATGTTCCTTATAGGATTCACATCCTTACTGCTGATCCAGTTTATTGGCATGTTCTACCACAG AATTTATACTCTAATCCATTTTGTGGCATTTTTGAGTATGAAGTCCAGCACCAGTACAATACCATCAGATGATGACATGCAG ATTCCCGACACCCTGGAAACTGAGCTAAACAACTGCATGTACCTTGACAAATCTTTAACGATACAGAATCCTGCAATAATCCAGAGACACAAATCAGAAACTCTAGTGTGA
- the LOC109615769 gene encoding chitin synthase chs-2-like isoform X1: MTVDESHTLRRSWDVCREVPVIKIEQKSTKLVKLLQWITLFIVGLLVFALAIFSKGSFLLLITLSSNTTYTVPADQKPCALLSVSVALIGPSVLLLIKCLWKIIFKDSQKPMRKTVVWVLSVEFLVAFGTAVLTIVAMPFFDIVTNAMILNSVCILSSIFQVVAQCLARQTSRFIVPPIISIVFILSGYMVFIISYLLSREDREMKIMIGLAIVGTIFVSLNWWENYSTLFRNPFLNSISEDIARSRNLVGILSSVVRILVTAAVVGAYVPLSGRDWSSVTSVPDNVRRVIWILVGIQIVSSALCHWFVVVACKMHAIRRSFLLPVYLASLGVVAAFIAPVIIFYQNLSKTNGANYTMTEYCYDITNGMGLNHNASLPERLVSDITHTLCPEDINDRTEIGFLVGSSLCWWLGWVLCTVYIWGLQLQRIERTQDLFVRRMYEGAFLEQSILLNTHFKIRMKKKVHRPDDPVTVFLCATMWHESHDEMMKMIISMFRLDKYRPKNNPNNDVSFESHIYFDDAFKDLKGSKERHINQYAEDLVEVVQQVYRIFSDDCSGIFREHPFQTSQRIIRTPYGGRLEYTLPHGNQLMVHFKDKLLIRNKKRWSQIMYLYYILGWRLNRKYFKKFVEGDDESELMEKIEKEKANTYLLALDGDTDFQPSAVMLLVDRLKRYPDVGAACGRIHPTGAGPMVWYQKFEYAVGHWLQKTAEHVFGCVLCSPGCFSLFRGAALMDDNVMKRYTTKATEAAHYIQYDQGEDRWLCTLLLQQGWRVEYNAASDAYTNAPQDFKEFYNQRRRWGPSTMANTIDLLGSGSLTSKRNRSISQPFILYQIISMAAAILGPATICIMIAGCLTLILKIHPNLALFLAVVPPVIYLILCFKLKSDTQITIAALLSVLYALLMIATALSIIGTMVKEQTIWTPSGLFIIAMVLMNLITAGLHPKEFHLVIYGLLYFICIPSGYLLLTIYSMVNMNNVSWGTRETGGPAAPKPPTQTITQRILQAKCCKCPCWDCGKLADQNGQVTETVIMDEKSQDYPDLTSQEHHRNVEFHLFQKIEQNWVTHLQNKFHDFHLNEECLATEEEDFWRELQQVYLEPLAEYKEKEKIIANELKELRNKVTFVYFICNAMWLVATFTLQLIGSSVTIKIPKYDLNLNPTGQFLYIDPIGLMFLIGFTSLLLIQFIGMFYHRIYTLIHFVAFLSMKSSTSTIPSDDDMQIPDTLETELNNCMYLDKSLTIQNPAIIQRHKSETLV; this comes from the exons ATGACTGTGGATGAAAGTCATACGCTCAg GAGATCCTGGGACGTGTGTAGAGAGGTCCCTGTCATCAAAATTGAACAGAAATCCACAAAACTTGTGAAACTTTTGCAATGGATAACCTTGTTTATTGTTGGCCTTCTTGTATTTGCTCTTGCCATATTTAGTAAG ggATCCTTTCTGCTCCTGATAACACTGTCAAGTAACACCACCTACACAGTCCCAGCTGACCAAAAGCCATGCGCTCTCCTCAGTGTCAGTGTTGCATTGATTGGTCCCAGTGTCCTGCTCCTCATCAAATGCCTGTGGAAGATAATATTCAAAGACTCCCAGAAACCCATGAGGAAGACTGTGGTGTGG GTGCTGTCTGTTGAATTCCTGGTGGCATTCGGGACAGCTGTTCTCACCATCGTTGCCATGCCGTTCTTCGACATCGTGACAAACGCGATGATTCTGAATAGCGTCTGCATCCTGTCCTCGATCTTCCAGGTGGTCGCTCAGTGTCTCGCGAGGCAGACGAGCCGATTCATAGTGCCCCCGATCATCTCAATAGTCTTCATTCTTTCAGGATACATGGTCTTCATCATCAGTTACCTGCTATCAAGAGAAGATAGAGAGATGAAGATCATGATTGGACTTGCTATAGTGGGAACCATCTTTGTCTCACTGAACTGGTGGGAGAACTACAGCACCCTCTTCAGAAACCCCTTCCTAAACAGTATATCTGAAGACATAGCGAGATCCAGGAATCTGGTGGGCATCCTGTCCAGCGTGGTTCGGATCCTGGTTACTGCTGCCGTGGTGGGGGCGTATGTCCCTCTGTCTGGTAGAGATTGGTCATCGGTGACATCAGTTCCAGACAACGTGAGGAGGGTGATCTGGATCTTGGTGGGGATCCAGATAGTGTCCTCTGCTCTGTGCCACTGGTTCGTTGTGGTGGCCTGTAAAATGCACGCTATACGGCGGAGTTTCCTTCTACCTGTTTACCTGGCCTCCTTAGGGGTTGTGGCAGCTTTCATAGCTCCTGTCATTATCTTCTACCAGAATTTGAGTAAAACCAATGGTGCTAATTACACAATGACAGAGTACTGCTATGACATCACAAATGGCATGGGTCTAAATCACAATGCCAGCTTGCCTGAAAGACTGGTCAGTGACATCACTCACACCCTCTGTCCTGAGGACATTAATGACCGAACAGAAATAGGCTTCTTAGTTGGCTCTTCACTCTGCTGGTGGTTGGGTTGGGTGCTCTGCACTGTCTACATCTGGGGCCTCCAGCTGCAGCGAATCGAGAGGACCCAGGACCTGTTTGTGAGAAGGATGTACGAAGGGGCCTTTCTGGAACAGTCCATATTGCTCAACACGCATTTTAAGATTCGGATGAAGAAAAAAGT CCACAGGCCAGATGACCCAGtcacagtgtttctgtgtgcaaCAATGTGGCATGAAAGTCATGATGAAATGATGAAAATGATCATCTCAATGTTCAG GCTGGACAAATACAGGCCAAAGAATAACCCCAACAATGATGTTAGCTTTGAGTCCCACATTTACTTTGACGATGCTTTTAAAGACTTGAAAGGCAGCAAAGAACGACACATTAACCAATATGCAGAGGACCTGGTGGAGGTTGTCCAACAGGTTTACAG AATCTTCAGTGATGACTGTTCAGGCATATTCAGAGAGCACCCATTTCAAACAAGTCAGAGGATCATTCGTACCCCTTACGGAGGTCGACTGGAGTATACCCTCCCTCATGGAAACCAGCTGATGGTGCACTTTAAGGACAAACTACTGATCCGCAACAAGAAGAGATGGTCTCAG ATTATGTACTTGTACTACATTCTTGGCTGGCGACTCAACAGGAAGTATTTCAAGAAGTTTGTGGAGGGTGACGATGAGAGTGAATTGATGGAAAAGATTGAG AAAGAGAAGGCCAACACCTACCTCCTGGCGCTGGATGGGGACACAGACTTCCAGCCTTCTGCTGTAATGCTCCTGGTAGACCGACTGAAACGCTACCCAGATGTAGGTGCGGCATGTGGAAGGATCCATCCAACAGGCGCAG GTCCTATGGTTTGGTACCAGAAGTTTGAGTATGCTGTGGGCCACTGGCTTCAGAAGACAGCAGAGcatgtgtttggttgtgtgctCTGCAGCCCCGGATGCTTCAGTCTGTTCAGAGGTGCAGCCCTCATGGACGACAACGTGATGAAGAGATACACTACTAAAGCCACAGAGGCTGCCCACTATATACAATACGATCAAG GTGAAGACCGCTGGCTCTGTACTCTCCTTCTGCAGCAGGGCTGGAGGGTGGAGTACAACGCTGCATCAGATGCCTACACCAATGCCCCTCAGGACTTCAAGGAGTTCTACAACCAGAGACGGCGCTGGGGTCCCTCCACCATGGCCAACACCATCGATCTTTTGGGGTCAGGGTCTCTGACCTCCAAGAGGAACCGTTCCATCTCCCAACCCTTTATTCTCTACCAGATTATCAGCATGGCCGCCGCCATCCTAGGTCCCGCCACCATCTGCATAATGATCGCAG GTTGCTTGACGTTAATCCTAAAAATACATCCCAACTTAGCTTTGTTCCTTGCCGTGGTTCCTCCTGTCATATATCTGATTCTATGCTTCAAGCTGAAGTCAGACACACAGATCACCATTGCAGCCCTCTTGAGTGTCTTGTATGCTTTACTAATGATAGCAACTGCTCTTTCCATCATAG gAACTATGGTCAAGGAGCAGACCATTTGGACCCCCAGCGGCCTGTTTATCATCGCTATGGTTCTGATGAACCTCATCACAGCAGGACTCCACCCTAAAGAGTTCCATCTGGTCATCTACGGCCTCCTCTACTTCATCTGTATCCCCAGTGGCTACCTCCTGCTGACCATCTACTCCATGGTCAACATGAACAATGTGTCCTGGGGCACCAGGGAGACAGGTGGCCCAGCTGCTCCTAAACCACCaacccagaccatcacacagCGCATCCTACAGGCCAAGTGCTGCAAATGTCCCTGTTGGGACTGTGGTAAACTGGCAGACCAGAATGGCCAGGTGACAGAAACAGTGATAATGGATGAAAAGTCTCAAGACTACCCTGATCTGACCAGTCAGGAACATCACAG GAATGTggaatttcatttatttcagaaaattgAACAAA ACTGGGTAACACATCTACAGAATAAGTTCCATGACTTCCATCTGAATGAAGAATGTCTTGCGACG GAAGAGGAGGACTTTTGGAGGGAGCTCCAGCAGGTCTATTTGGAACCACTGGCTGAAtataaagaaaaagagaaaataattgcAAATGAGCTAAAGGAGCTTAGAAATAAG GTGACTTTTGTGTATTTCATCTGCAATGCCATGTGGCTGGTGGCGACGTTCACTCTTCAGCTCATTGGAAGCTCAGTCACCATCAAAATCCCAAAGTATGATCTCAATCTTAACCCAACTGGCCAATTTCTATACATCGACCCAATAGGACTGATGTTCCTTATAGGATTCACATCCTTACTGCTGATCCAGTTTATTGGCATGTTCTACCACAG AATTTATACTCTAATCCATTTTGTGGCATTTTTGAGTATGAAGTCCAGCACCAGTACAATACCATCAGATGATGACATGCAG ATTCCCGACACCCTGGAAACTGAGCTAAACAACTGCATGTACCTTGACAAATCTTTAACGATACAGAATCCTGCAATAATCCAGAGACACAAATCAGAAACTCTAGTGTGA